One bacterium DNA window includes the following coding sequences:
- a CDS encoding efflux RND transporter periplasmic adaptor subunit, with product MNAKYIRFVLAAGAALLLVFTGCKSSESQLQPTGTFEATDVAIQPLVSGRVQSVKYAEGAVVNAGDTLAVIDTELLSLQKTQSEAQLTELRATLVALRAQLAQVESQYKNATTKEKRQTILLEAGTTSQQMYDDSRLQSNLYRLQSQALTAQIGANEAQQQRIGAAIAVTERQLRDGFVLSPVKATIIERNSEPGETVTPQTVMFKIADLSSLTLKIYISETEMSRIGLGKKLIVKPDAHGEKTFEGVVSFISPVAEFTPKNIQTKKSRADLVFAVKITVLNPAGNLHPGMPAEVLVP from the coding sequence ATGAATGCGAAATACATTCGATTCGTACTCGCTGCTGGCGCAGCCCTACTGCTTGTTTTCACCGGCTGTAAAAGTTCCGAGTCGCAATTGCAACCAACCGGCACATTCGAGGCGACCGATGTGGCAATCCAACCGCTGGTGTCGGGGAGAGTGCAATCCGTGAAGTATGCCGAAGGGGCGGTCGTCAATGCCGGCGACACGCTGGCGGTAATCGATACGGAGTTGTTGTCGCTGCAAAAGACTCAGTCGGAAGCGCAGCTTACCGAGTTGCGGGCGACCCTCGTCGCCCTGCGTGCGCAACTCGCGCAAGTCGAATCGCAGTATAAAAATGCGACGACAAAAGAGAAGCGTCAAACGATTCTGTTGGAAGCGGGGACTACTTCGCAACAGATGTACGATGACAGTCGGTTGCAGTCCAATCTTTATCGATTACAATCGCAGGCACTCACTGCACAGATTGGTGCTAACGAAGCGCAACAACAGCGAATCGGCGCGGCAATTGCTGTCACCGAACGGCAGCTACGCGACGGATTCGTGTTGTCGCCGGTGAAAGCAACCATCATCGAACGAAACAGTGAGCCCGGTGAAACCGTGACGCCGCAAACTGTCATGTTTAAGATTGCTGATTTATCCTCACTAACGCTCAAGATTTACATCAGTGAAACGGAAATGAGCCGGATTGGTCTCGGTAAGAAGCTTATCGTAAAACCGGACGCTCACGGAGAGAAGACGTTTGAAGGCGTGGTCTCATTTATCAGTCCAGTGGCGGAGTTCACGCCGAAGAATATTCAAACGAAAAAATCGCGTGCCGATCTCGTATTCGCTGTGAAAATCACTGTTCTCAATCCGGCGGGAAATCTTCATCCGGGAATGCCGGCGGAAGTTCTCGTTCCATGA
- a CDS encoding TolC family protein, with the protein MLRSNRFFLPFIGFLLTILIMQTTGWAAEDANWRLEDCIQQGLNTSPRLRSTSEQLIRAEAGYREDRANRLGTVDITGNYSHNTEVQELSLVIPLPTGVVERKMSFGDGNNFDFAATAKLPLYTGGAISNRIRASEADRAATSYDLAADSASFVAEIRRAFFNALGAQQAVKICDLNVFTLTRHHADVAKMVEVGVGTEEQLTMAEAAVLQAEAAQAAAHSELIASQFALGNLIGLPGQLIDPTGDLTKSLFVNDITTSWNDRPEVKSIELRLKQSLSSAAVAKASFLPNLSAMAAYHYAKPGVDAISNKWMDYAIVGANLSWTLWDGKARQQRLEKSISQTRTVREKQIELRNALQSQFEIVKIRSQYADHAKTYLAKRAEAVSKRAEMVQTRYKTGSATEQEWLDAYDEANAAQLALNNGLVRLRIAEIEYLYTIAK; encoded by the coding sequence ATGCTGCGAAGTAATCGATTCTTCCTACCATTCATCGGTTTTTTACTCACGATTCTCATCATGCAAACCACTGGCTGGGCGGCAGAAGATGCCAATTGGCGATTGGAAGATTGCATCCAGCAAGGGCTCAATACATCACCGCGACTGCGCTCCACCTCCGAACAACTTATCCGCGCCGAAGCAGGTTACCGCGAAGATCGGGCAAACCGGCTGGGAACCGTAGACATTACCGGCAACTACTCGCATAACACCGAAGTTCAGGAGCTATCGTTGGTGATACCATTACCAACGGGTGTCGTCGAACGCAAAATGAGTTTCGGCGATGGCAACAATTTCGATTTTGCCGCAACGGCAAAACTTCCCTTGTATACCGGCGGCGCAATCTCGAACCGTATCCGCGCTTCCGAAGCCGACCGCGCTGCAACATCGTACGATCTCGCCGCCGACAGCGCGTCTTTTGTCGCCGAAATTCGGAGAGCGTTTTTCAACGCGTTAGGCGCACAACAAGCGGTGAAAATCTGCGATTTGAATGTCTTTACGCTTACCCGTCATCACGCCGACGTAGCGAAAATGGTGGAAGTCGGCGTCGGTACCGAAGAACAACTGACGATGGCGGAAGCAGCGGTGCTGCAAGCTGAAGCAGCACAAGCTGCTGCGCATTCAGAATTAATCGCATCCCAATTTGCGTTAGGTAATCTGATCGGACTGCCCGGTCAATTGATTGATCCGACCGGCGACTTAACAAAATCGCTTTTTGTCAACGATATCACAACGAGTTGGAACGACCGTCCCGAAGTAAAGTCGATCGAATTACGTCTCAAACAGAGCCTGTCGAGCGCCGCCGTTGCAAAAGCGAGTTTTCTACCGAATCTATCGGCGATGGCGGCATACCACTATGCGAAACCAGGTGTCGACGCAATTTCCAACAAGTGGATGGATTACGCCATCGTCGGGGCGAATTTGTCGTGGACGCTATGGGATGGAAAGGCGCGTCAACAGCGGCTGGAGAAGTCGATCTCGCAAACCCGCACGGTTCGGGAAAAACAAATCGAATTGCGCAACGCCTTGCAGTCGCAATTTGAAATCGTAAAAATCCGTTCGCAATACGCCGACCACGCCAAAACCTACTTGGCGAAGCGAGCCGAAGCGGTTTCTAAACGCGCCGAAATGGTCCAAACACGTTACAAAACCGGCTCAGCAACCGAGCAGGAGTGGCTCGACGCTTACGACGAAGCCAATGCAGCACAGCTTGCGCTGAATAACGGTCTAGTGCGGTTACGAATCGCCGAAATCGAGTATCTCTACACGATTGCCAAGTAA